One genomic window of Bacillus mycoides includes the following:
- a CDS encoding LutB/LldF family L-lactate oxidation iron-sulfur protein has product MGMKIGNDPFHKRTKTGIGDPFMRQAVRKAQDGLRIKKLKATESLGNWEEWRALGEEIRKHTLENLDYYLYELSENIEKNGGFVYFAKTAEDAREYVKGIVKKKNAKKIVKSKSMVTEEISLNEAIEEAGAEVLETDLAEFILQVNDHDPPSHIVVPCLHKDKEHICEIFKTKLDYTGTSDPREMARFVRSYIRDDFFAADIGVTGCNFAVAESGSISIVANEGNARLTTTLPKTLITVMGMERIVPTWEELDVLVTLLCRSSVGQKLTSYITGLTEPGGTDGPEEFHLVIVDNGRSDIVGTEFQSVLQCIRCAACINVCPVYRHIGGHAYGSIYPGPIGAVLTPLLGGYDEYKDLPYASSLCGACTEACPVKIPLHDLLIKHRSRIIEEKQSPVAWNVAMKGFEKVVKSPRLFSFAAKSAPYALKPLTKGDKIERGIGPLKAWTDARDFPVPKKQPFREWFEKHVKENDDGHPKS; this is encoded by the coding sequence ATGGGAATGAAAATTGGGAACGATCCCTTTCATAAGCGTACTAAAACAGGCATTGGGGATCCATTTATGCGACAGGCTGTCAGGAAAGCGCAAGATGGTCTTAGAATCAAGAAATTAAAAGCTACTGAGAGTCTTGGAAACTGGGAAGAATGGCGAGCTTTAGGAGAAGAAATTCGAAAGCATACATTAGAAAACCTTGATTATTATTTATATGAGCTGAGTGAAAATATTGAGAAAAACGGTGGTTTCGTTTATTTTGCAAAGACTGCAGAAGACGCAAGGGAATATGTAAAAGGGATTGTAAAAAAGAAAAACGCGAAAAAAATTGTGAAATCAAAATCGATGGTAACGGAAGAAATCAGTTTAAATGAAGCGATTGAAGAAGCTGGAGCGGAAGTGTTAGAAACAGATCTTGCTGAATTTATTCTACAAGTGAACGACCACGATCCGCCGTCACATATTGTTGTTCCGTGTCTTCACAAGGATAAAGAACACATTTGTGAAATATTTAAAACAAAGTTAGATTATACGGGAACATCTGATCCGAGGGAAATGGCGAGGTTTGTAAGGTCGTATATACGTGATGATTTTTTTGCAGCGGATATAGGGGTGACTGGATGTAACTTTGCTGTTGCAGAGTCTGGATCAATTTCTATCGTAGCGAACGAAGGAAATGCAAGGCTTACTACGACACTTCCGAAAACGTTGATTACAGTTATGGGGATGGAACGTATTGTTCCGACATGGGAAGAGCTTGATGTTTTAGTAACACTACTCTGCCGAAGTTCTGTAGGACAAAAGTTAACAAGTTATATTACAGGGTTAACTGAGCCTGGCGGGACAGATGGACCTGAGGAATTTCATTTAGTCATTGTTGATAATGGTCGTTCCGATATTGTAGGAACAGAATTCCAAAGTGTCCTTCAGTGCATTCGTTGCGCGGCATGTATTAATGTGTGTCCTGTATACAGGCATATTGGTGGACATGCATATGGCTCTATTTATCCAGGACCAATTGGAGCTGTGTTAACACCGCTTTTAGGGGGATATGATGAATATAAGGATTTGCCTTATGCATCTAGCCTTTGTGGTGCTTGTACAGAAGCGTGTCCAGTGAAAATCCCGTTACATGACTTATTAATTAAACATCGCAGCCGCATTATAGAAGAAAAACAATCCCCCGTAGCTTGGAACGTGGCTATGAAAGGTTTTGAAAAAGTGGTGAAGAGTCCTAGACTATTTTCTTTTGCAGCGAAGAGCGCTCCATATGCATTAAAACCTCTCACAAAAGGAGATAAGATTGAGCGCGGCATTGGACCGTTAAAAGCTTGGACGGACGCGAGAGATTTTCCAGTTCCGAAAAAACAACCGTTTCGAGAGTGGTTTGAAAAACACGTAAAGGAGAACGATGATGGCCATCCAAAATCGTGA
- a CDS encoding LutC/YkgG family protein: MAIQNREEFLLQLSEKLGRKRPEAVKKPKWSFSPQWNVFDGLAQDELVLKLIEHCEVIHTEVKRTTTENLVETLGSFIKEWNIKSVICSNDERFNEYGLTPCFSNEGTTHFRTWGLDHREEDIAFAKAADLGITFSDMTLAESGTVVLFNDGLKGRHVSLLPESYIAIVPKSTIVPRLTHATKLIHDQNKAGENLPACVNFVSGPSNSADIEMNLVVGVHGPIRTAYIIVDDQ; encoded by the coding sequence ATGGCCATCCAAAATCGTGAGGAATTTTTACTCCAATTATCAGAAAAGCTTGGTAGAAAACGTCCAGAAGCAGTGAAGAAACCGAAATGGTCTTTTTCCCCGCAGTGGAATGTTTTTGACGGACTGGCGCAAGACGAACTTGTATTAAAGTTAATAGAGCACTGCGAAGTAATTCATACAGAAGTAAAGCGAACAACAACGGAAAATCTTGTTGAAACATTGGGGTCTTTTATAAAAGAATGGAATATCAAATCTGTTATATGTTCGAATGATGAGCGCTTTAATGAGTATGGTCTTACGCCATGTTTCAGCAATGAAGGTACAACACATTTTCGTACATGGGGATTAGATCATAGAGAAGAGGACATAGCATTTGCGAAAGCTGCCGACCTTGGCATTACGTTCAGTGATATGACTCTGGCAGAATCAGGAACCGTTGTGCTATTTAATGATGGGTTAAAAGGAAGACATGTTAGTCTGCTTCCAGAGTCATACATTGCAATCGTTCCCAAAAGTACGATTGTACCAAGATTAACCCATGCTACAAAACTGATTCATGATCAAAATAAAGCGGGAGAAAACCTGCCCGCTTGTGTGAATTTCGTTTCGGGTCCGTCAAATAGCGCGGATATTGAAATGAACCTTGTCGTAGGTGTGCATGGGCCGATCCGAACAGCGTATATTATTGTGGATGATCAATAA
- a CDS encoding sporulation protein YjcZ has product MGLGGKGGSGSGGSGGGEAGQDGKGVSSGYILLIVLFIILIVVGVSYSGLGL; this is encoded by the coding sequence ATGGGACTTGGCGGTAAAGGTGGTAGTGGTAGTGGTGGTAGCGGCGGCGGTGAAGCTGGACAAGATGGTAAGGGCGTTAGTAGCGGTTATATATTACTCATTGTGCTCTTTATCATATTAATCGTAGTTGGAGTCAGCTATAGTGGACTTGGTCTTTAA
- a CDS encoding TetR/AcrR family transcriptional regulator: MTKNLQTSQNIVEASFKLMAEHGIEKMSLSMIAKEVGISKPAIYYHFPSKEALVDFLFEEIFSGYQFVGYFDKDQYTKENFEEKLIADGLHMLSEYRGQEGILRVINEFIVTATRNEKYQKRLFEIQEDFLNGFHDLLKQGVELGVVSQHATEENAHTLALVIDNMSNYILMGFQLKYKEIWIQNVKNVMKGE; this comes from the coding sequence ATGACAAAGAATTTACAAACATCGCAAAACATTGTAGAGGCATCGTTTAAATTAATGGCAGAGCATGGTATTGAGAAGATGAGTCTTTCTATGATTGCGAAAGAAGTAGGCATATCAAAGCCAGCTATTTATTATCATTTTCCGTCTAAAGAAGCGTTAGTTGATTTTTTATTTGAAGAGATTTTTTCTGGATATCAATTCGTGGGTTACTTCGATAAAGACCAATATACGAAAGAAAACTTTGAAGAAAAGTTAATTGCAGATGGTTTACATATGTTGTCGGAGTATAGAGGTCAAGAAGGTATATTACGCGTTATCAATGAATTCATCGTAACTGCGACGCGAAATGAAAAGTATCAGAAACGCTTATTTGAAATACAAGAAGATTTCTTAAATGGATTTCACGATTTATTGAAGCAAGGTGTGGAACTTGGTGTTGTGTCACAACATGCAACTGAAGAAAATGCTCATACGTTAGCGCTTGTGATCGATAATATGAGTAATTACATACTAATGGGATTCCAGTTAAAGTATAAAGAAATTTGGATTCAAAATGTGAAAAACGTCA